The following are encoded in a window of Brevibacillus sp. DP1.3A genomic DNA:
- a CDS encoding YycC family protein — protein sequence MRPLQISPDTAVKLAEALQVPLERLMHMPQHILLQKMMELAKQEKEANEGESEKQD from the coding sequence ATGCGACCGTTACAAATATCACCTGATACGGCTGTTAAGCTGGCCGAAGCACTTCAGGTACCTTTAGAGCGTCTCATGCACATGCCGCAACATATTTTGTTACAAAAAATGATGGAGTTGGCAAAGCAAGAGAAAGAAGCAAATGAGGGAGAGTCTGAAAAGCAAGACTAG
- a CDS encoding thioredoxin family protein, whose amino-acid sequence MGANVAHKFRTGLKPQAFVESMTKNQDTYQNWSDAFSWEDEQDRAFFASLQHRDDLRCLILAAEWCGDVVRNLPVVLHALKETDMPVEIMVMEEHLDLMDEFLTMGGRAIPVVIFADTGGHVLAKWGPRPKHVQAVMTAFKQQNPDRNAPDYEDKIKVARAEMLEQYGEGTGYQQVIVKELRELISSI is encoded by the coding sequence ATGGGGGCAAACGTAGCACATAAATTCCGTACGGGGCTCAAGCCACAAGCGTTTGTGGAAAGCATGACAAAAAATCAGGATACATACCAAAACTGGTCGGATGCATTTTCATGGGAGGATGAACAAGACCGTGCGTTTTTTGCCTCTCTCCAGCATCGTGATGACCTCAGATGCTTGATTTTGGCTGCGGAATGGTGTGGCGACGTCGTTCGCAACTTGCCAGTCGTATTGCATGCCTTGAAAGAAACAGACATGCCAGTGGAAATTATGGTGATGGAAGAACACCTCGATCTCATGGATGAGTTTCTCACGATGGGCGGTCGGGCGATCCCTGTTGTTATTTTCGCGGACACGGGTGGACATGTTCTGGCAAAATGGGGACCTCGACCGAAGCATGTCCAAGCTGTCATGACGGCGTTTAAACAGCAAAACCCGGACCGAAATGCACCAGATTATGAAGACAAGATCAAAGTGGCACGTGCCGAAATGCTCGAGCAGTATGGAGAAGGCACTGGCTACCAGCAAGTGATTGTCAAAGAACTGAGAGAGCTGATTTCCTCGATCTAA
- the edeQ gene encoding edeine self-resistance N-acetyltransferase EdeQ: MSVTLREVTLENWEECIELEPTPEQSEFVAPNLYSIAEAKFQTTFVPLAIYHDDTMVGFVMYGLDPDDSNYWIYRLLVDAKYQRQGYGRAAISQVIDILKAKDDCQKIVIGYAPANVAAENLYASLGFQKNGMVLFGETIAELNF, translated from the coding sequence ATGTCTGTGACACTTCGTGAAGTAACCTTGGAAAACTGGGAAGAGTGTATTGAACTGGAACCTACTCCCGAACAAAGTGAGTTTGTTGCCCCGAACCTTTACTCCATCGCTGAAGCAAAGTTTCAAACTACATTTGTCCCTTTGGCCATCTACCATGATGACACGATGGTTGGCTTTGTCATGTATGGACTTGACCCCGACGATAGCAACTACTGGATTTACAGACTCTTAGTTGATGCTAAGTATCAACGGCAAGGCTACGGACGTGCTGCGATTTCGCAAGTCATTGATATACTGAAGGCAAAAGACGATTGTCAAAAAATTGTCATTGGTTATGCCCCAGCCAATGTCGCTGCCGAAAACCTTTACGCTTCACTCGGATTTCAAAAAAATGGCATGGTCCTGTTTGGCGAGACTATTGCAGAATTGAACTTTTAA
- the edeP gene encoding edeine non-ribosomal peptide synthetase EdeP — MHQDKKQWKDGYPLSHPQKRIWYTEKLHPQLPVHTLGGMVRVQGKVKLDVLEAAIHLFIQKNDALRLNYQEEETVLQFVGEYEPQPLQVFDFRQEPNAPDRCRQFLQALFAKPFSIGREPLFYFCLIQLSDEEAGYFVKFHHLIADGWSISIMTEQIAHYYDTLLAGGTVRVGEEHAYQAFVDREHAYSQSERFEKDKRYWRDKFQSLPVITTLQKATDTTEGKRKVYAFNREDSTRIREFANQMKCSLNSMFVALVSLYLQRCTRQEEIVIGTPLLNRSGKVERKIFGMFTSTMPFRLAVPMEMDAFDYVKYVNRELTSCFFHQKYPYDLLAQELELKKHGYDSLFQICVNYYSTQLPFTLGGHSVTNEEFYNGHQLYSLQVIIREWATDEQLTLELDYKIAEYTENDVDRIVNHLVRLLNQMISNPEVPLSNLNFLADEELALQLKTWNDTAASYSSEKTVVQLFEEQVKRSPQGVALESEGRMLTFQEVQDQVNRLAQSLRTRGVGPGVIVALLADHSPEMIIGLLAVLKAGGAYLPIDPQLPSQRIEYLLSDSGADLLLRHTSRTEIISWSKEILELGDSSLYLNDGASLESVNQPEDLAYVIYTSGSTGNPKGVMVTHRGLVNYISWAKDRYLSCPEEAFAFYSSLAFDLTVTSIFCPLVKGNRMVIYPHSDSEFVLSRIFSDGRSHVVKLTPAHLFLLQEIDLRSTTVKRVIVGGEDLKVSLAEAIHAKWNGQIEILNEYGPTETVVGCMIYQYDPESDVEGSVPIGHPISNVQLYILDSYGKPIPIGSTGELFISGDSVAQGYLNREELTQERFLPDPFQPGKVMYKTGDLVRYRPNGVMEYLGRADYQVKIHGYRIELGEIEQQLLGHSSVREAVVIDRMDTWGRKYLCAYLITETSFREKELREELASRLPAYMIPSQIVQLEQFPLTSNGKVDRKQLPEPVIERKGAEDETSPRDEFDKLLVEVYEDVLGRSPFGLHDPFSQLGGDSIKAIQVSYRLHQRGIKIPVRDILIYDTIAELKTRSDWSWGVEQISQEPCTGELPSSPIVSWFLSQQFRNADHWNQSLLLESKEKVTLEEFEASLSALVNHHDCLRLNYSVKEEKLFYNERHLTSRVSVSCVDLSSLPQEEQESRMLEAMRDCAVSFKLEESLLFTGCLFELGPDRPQRLFLTAHHLVVDGVSWRILLEDLMSALASLKRNEPIVLPDKTHSMQAWIKEVSAFYQSDQAFKEKAYWDMFSIPEDKLPTDYDFGEDLVEYSATSTRTLSAEITSRLLTTANRMFNTGPQDLLVAALTRTLCDVFERERLLLVMESHGRESSIHAMNVTRTVGWFTSMYPVLFETNPSNRTDHLKAVKEKLRQIPMGGLGFGWFKPHLLAAEEKSHVRFNYLGTVDNQLSDDLVLMGGNLAVDAGVGNHLTALLDVAALIRQGELQVSVTYSLRKYREETIEKLLALFFHELEQLIDHCCLQEIPEFTPSDFEDVELTQKELDLLFG, encoded by the coding sequence TTGCATCAGGATAAGAAGCAATGGAAGGACGGATATCCTTTAAGTCATCCACAAAAGCGTATCTGGTATACGGAAAAATTACATCCACAGCTTCCTGTCCATACGCTAGGGGGGATGGTGCGGGTTCAAGGAAAAGTGAAACTGGATGTACTGGAAGCGGCCATTCACCTGTTCATTCAAAAGAACGATGCTTTGCGACTCAACTATCAGGAAGAAGAGACAGTCCTTCAGTTTGTTGGAGAGTACGAACCGCAGCCATTGCAGGTGTTTGATTTCAGACAGGAACCGAATGCCCCTGATCGGTGCAGACAATTCCTGCAGGCTTTGTTTGCAAAGCCGTTTTCGATTGGACGGGAGCCTCTGTTCTACTTTTGTCTGATTCAACTGAGTGACGAAGAAGCGGGGTATTTTGTAAAGTTTCACCATTTGATTGCTGATGGTTGGTCCATCTCAATCATGACAGAACAAATTGCTCACTATTATGACACGTTGTTGGCAGGCGGTACTGTTCGTGTAGGAGAAGAACACGCTTATCAAGCTTTTGTCGACAGGGAGCATGCCTATTCTCAGTCTGAGAGATTTGAAAAGGACAAGCGATACTGGCGGGACAAGTTTCAGAGCTTACCCGTGATCACGACCTTACAAAAAGCAACAGATACAACCGAAGGCAAGCGCAAAGTCTATGCATTCAACCGTGAAGATTCTACAAGAATACGCGAGTTTGCAAACCAGATGAAATGCTCCCTAAATTCCATGTTTGTGGCTCTCGTCAGTCTTTACCTTCAGCGTTGTACGAGGCAAGAAGAAATCGTGATCGGTACACCGTTGTTAAACCGTTCAGGAAAAGTGGAGCGCAAAATATTCGGGATGTTCACAAGCACCATGCCATTTCGTTTGGCAGTTCCGATGGAAATGGATGCTTTCGATTATGTCAAATATGTTAACAGGGAACTCACTTCCTGTTTTTTTCATCAGAAATATCCCTACGATTTGCTGGCTCAAGAGTTGGAATTGAAGAAACATGGCTATGACAGCCTGTTTCAGATTTGTGTAAATTATTACAGCACGCAGCTGCCCTTCACCCTTGGCGGGCACTCCGTGACGAATGAGGAGTTTTACAATGGTCACCAGTTGTATTCGCTCCAAGTAATTATCAGGGAATGGGCTACAGATGAACAATTGACGCTGGAATTGGATTATAAGATCGCTGAGTACACGGAAAATGATGTTGATCGAATAGTGAATCATCTCGTAAGGCTGCTCAATCAGATGATCTCGAATCCAGAAGTCCCGCTGTCCAATCTGAACTTCCTTGCTGACGAAGAGTTGGCACTACAACTCAAAACGTGGAACGATACTGCGGCTTCCTATTCCAGCGAGAAGACGGTTGTTCAGTTGTTTGAAGAGCAAGTAAAACGTTCGCCACAGGGAGTTGCATTGGAGTCAGAGGGGCGCATGCTGACATTTCAGGAAGTGCAGGATCAAGTGAATCGACTCGCTCAGTCGTTGCGAACGCGAGGAGTTGGCCCTGGTGTAATTGTTGCGCTGCTGGCAGATCATTCGCCAGAGATGATCATCGGGCTGTTGGCCGTGCTAAAAGCAGGCGGGGCTTACCTTCCGATTGACCCGCAACTCCCTTCTCAGCGCATCGAATACCTGCTGTCTGATTCTGGAGCGGACCTGTTGCTTCGTCACACCTCGCGGACAGAGATTATTTCGTGGTCCAAAGAAATCCTGGAGCTCGGTGATTCGTCCCTGTATCTCAATGATGGGGCAAGCCTGGAATCGGTTAATCAGCCAGAGGATTTGGCCTATGTCATTTATACTTCAGGCTCTACCGGAAATCCGAAGGGGGTCATGGTCACTCATCGAGGGTTAGTCAACTATATTTCGTGGGCGAAAGACCGATATCTCTCCTGTCCTGAAGAAGCGTTTGCTTTTTATTCCTCACTGGCATTTGATTTGACGGTTACGTCCATTTTTTGCCCGTTGGTAAAGGGAAATCGGATGGTGATCTATCCGCACTCCGATTCAGAGTTTGTGTTATCTCGCATCTTTAGCGACGGACGTTCCCATGTTGTAAAGCTGACACCTGCGCATCTGTTTTTGCTGCAAGAAATCGATTTGCGTTCTACTACGGTAAAAAGAGTGATAGTAGGCGGCGAGGACTTGAAGGTGAGTCTGGCTGAGGCGATTCATGCGAAATGGAACGGACAAATCGAAATTCTCAATGAGTATGGCCCTACCGAGACAGTAGTCGGTTGCATGATCTATCAATACGATCCAGAGAGCGATGTCGAGGGTTCTGTGCCGATTGGACATCCGATCAGCAACGTACAGCTCTACATTTTGGATTCATATGGGAAACCAATCCCGATCGGATCGACAGGAGAGCTATTTATCTCGGGAGATAGTGTGGCACAGGGGTATCTTAACCGCGAGGAATTGACTCAAGAGCGTTTCCTACCCGATCCGTTTCAGCCAGGTAAAGTGATGTACAAGACTGGCGATCTGGTTCGCTATCGGCCAAATGGAGTCATGGAGTATCTGGGACGGGCTGACTATCAGGTGAAGATTCATGGTTACCGCATTGAATTGGGGGAAATTGAACAGCAGCTACTTGGCCATTCTTCTGTGCGTGAGGCAGTGGTGATCGATCGAATGGATACGTGGGGGCGTAAGTACCTTTGTGCTTATTTGATCACGGAAACATCTTTCCGGGAAAAAGAGCTCCGTGAAGAACTGGCAAGTCGATTGCCCGCATACATGATCCCTTCGCAAATCGTGCAGCTTGAACAGTTTCCGCTGACCTCAAATGGCAAGGTAGATCGAAAACAGCTTCCCGAGCCTGTCATTGAGAGAAAAGGTGCGGAGGATGAAACCAGTCCTCGTGACGAGTTTGACAAGCTATTGGTTGAAGTGTACGAGGACGTGCTTGGTCGTTCGCCATTTGGTCTACATGACCCGTTTTCTCAACTAGGGGGAGATTCGATCAAGGCGATTCAGGTTTCCTATCGATTGCATCAGCGGGGAATCAAGATTCCGGTAAGAGACATCTTGATTTATGACACAATTGCAGAACTAAAAACGAGAAGTGACTGGAGCTGGGGAGTGGAACAGATCTCACAAGAGCCGTGTACTGGCGAGTTACCGTCATCTCCTATCGTTTCTTGGTTTTTGTCACAACAGTTCCGCAATGCTGATCATTGGAACCAGTCGTTGCTCCTTGAAAGCAAAGAAAAAGTAACGCTGGAGGAGTTTGAAGCAAGTCTTTCTGCACTGGTTAACCATCACGATTGTTTGCGACTCAATTACTCTGTAAAAGAGGAGAAGCTCTTTTACAATGAGCGCCATCTTACCAGCCGAGTGTCAGTGTCTTGCGTCGACCTTTCTTCCTTACCGCAAGAAGAACAGGAGAGTAGGATGCTTGAGGCGATGAGAGATTGCGCTGTTAGCTTCAAGCTGGAAGAATCTTTGCTGTTTACCGGTTGTCTCTTTGAATTAGGTCCCGATCGACCTCAGCGATTGTTTCTGACAGCCCATCATCTTGTTGTAGACGGTGTCTCCTGGAGGATTCTCCTGGAAGATTTGATGAGCGCCTTGGCCAGTCTGAAACGGAATGAGCCGATTGTCTTGCCGGATAAAACACATTCGATGCAAGCGTGGATCAAGGAAGTCTCCGCCTTTTACCAGTCGGATCAGGCATTCAAAGAAAAAGCATATTGGGACATGTTTTCCATCCCGGAAGACAAACTTCCAACGGATTACGATTTTGGCGAAGACTTGGTAGAATACAGCGCTACATCTACACGCACACTTTCAGCCGAGATAACGTCGCGACTGTTGACAACGGCCAACCGAATGTTCAACACGGGTCCCCAAGACCTATTGGTTGCAGCACTTACCCGGACATTGTGTGATGTGTTTGAGAGGGAGCGTCTCTTACTGGTAATGGAGTCGCATGGGCGTGAGTCTTCCATTCATGCGATGAATGTAACCAGGACAGTAGGCTGGTTTACCAGCATGTATCCTGTTCTGTTCGAAACGAATCCATCCAATCGGACTGATCACCTAAAAGCAGTAAAGGAGAAATTACGTCAGATTCCGATGGGCGGTCTTGGATTTGGCTGGTTTAAGCCTCATCTGCTCGCGGCAGAGGAAAAGTCCCATGTTCGATTCAATTATCTGGGAACCGTTGATAATCAATTGAGTGATGATCTGGTTCTAATGGGAGGAAACTTGGCGGTTGATGCCGGAGTGGGTAATCATTTGACAGCACTGCTTGACGTGGCTGCTCTCATTCGTCAAGGAGAACTTCAGGTTTCTGTTACGTACAGCTTGCGAAAGTATCGCGAGGAGACCATCGAGAAATTGCTTGCGTTGTTTTTCCATGAATTAGAGCAGCTCATTGACCATTGCTGCCTTCAGGAGATCCCTGAATTTACTCCATCGGATTTTGAAGATGTGGAGTTGACACAAAAAGAACTGGATTTGCTGTTTGGTTAA
- a CDS encoding lysine 2,3-aminomutase yields the protein MSVKVLMGKKGFEEFATIVGFTEAEKEVRSALLEQSYMPFKVTRYYAELIASQSEPYRTQMINIVLPPPGEKPYKGRFDPYGNKSYRQDETAFLQHKYKKTLLLHIDDFCIANCQFCYKVNEIRHEDIGYTNIMEKAERAVQYLEAHPYIDNVLFTGGDPASFRKSSDLIKLISALLSVKSIRLVRFATKALAYDPARFLDGELLAFFDQVRQTPGKQVSVISQFNHPGEISDVSIQATQALLSVGVQIRGQPAIIRGVNDSVETLIDLQRKFLDNRIISYYLTVFMPVRGVEQYAIPLDEAFRNVAESKRNLGGLEKKGVLLTSHDFGKLEICGFYPTAERPEKIVLKWHQAVGPDYLPERLKELIPTRSEDLMILDYKQGEMYCLDHVFKHNGLPYVDADGEIVENLPSEAVR from the coding sequence TTGAGTGTTAAGGTATTAATGGGAAAAAAAGGATTTGAGGAATTCGCAACAATTGTCGGCTTTACAGAAGCAGAGAAGGAAGTACGCAGTGCGTTACTGGAGCAGTCTTATATGCCATTTAAGGTGACTCGCTATTATGCCGAGTTGATTGCGAGTCAATCAGAGCCTTATCGTACCCAGATGATCAATATCGTACTTCCGCCACCGGGAGAGAAACCCTATAAAGGCCGCTTTGATCCGTATGGTAATAAGTCATACCGTCAGGATGAAACAGCTTTCCTGCAACACAAGTACAAAAAGACATTGTTGCTTCACATCGACGACTTTTGTATTGCTAACTGCCAGTTCTGCTATAAAGTGAACGAAATTCGCCACGAGGATATTGGATACACCAATATCATGGAAAAAGCAGAAAGGGCAGTGCAGTATTTGGAAGCTCATCCGTATATCGATAATGTTCTCTTTACTGGCGGAGATCCGGCTTCCTTCCGTAAAAGCTCTGACTTAATCAAGCTGATTAGCGCTCTATTGAGTGTGAAGAGTATTCGACTCGTTCGCTTTGCCACCAAGGCTCTAGCCTATGATCCCGCTCGTTTTCTCGACGGAGAGCTGCTAGCGTTCTTTGATCAAGTAAGACAGACGCCTGGCAAGCAGGTAAGTGTGATTTCTCAGTTCAACCATCCCGGGGAAATAAGCGATGTTTCGATCCAAGCAACGCAAGCGCTACTGTCCGTCGGTGTACAGATTCGTGGACAGCCTGCCATCATTCGCGGAGTAAACGATTCTGTCGAGACCTTGATCGACTTGCAGCGCAAGTTTCTCGATAATCGAATCATTTCGTATTATTTGACAGTGTTTATGCCAGTCAGAGGAGTCGAGCAGTATGCCATTCCACTTGACGAGGCGTTCCGGAATGTGGCCGAGTCCAAACGTAATTTGGGAGGACTAGAGAAAAAAGGGGTACTTCTTACTTCACACGATTTTGGAAAATTAGAGATTTGTGGTTTTTATCCGACAGCTGAGCGCCCTGAAAAAATTGTTTTGAAATGGCATCAAGCGGTTGGACCAGACTATCTTCCAGAGCGGTTGAAGGAATTAATCCCAACCCGGTCAGAAGACCTGATGATTTTGGACTACAAGCAGGGAGAGATGTATTGTCTCGACCATGTGTTCAAACACAATGGATTGCCGTACGTGGATGCAGATGGGGAGATCGTGGAGAACCTGCCGAGTGAAGCTGTTCGGTAA